GTTTCCATAATAAAATCATGCGCATTAGCTATTTTTGCAGCCTCGATCACCTGCTCCATGGCAGCATTTTCCACACCGAAAGTAATATTATTATAAAATGTGTCATTAAACAGAATAGCTTCCTGACTGACGTTGCCTATCAATGCACGCAAATCATTGACAGATACATTCTTCACATTTTTTCCGTCTATCAGCAAAGCGCCCTCAGTCACATCATGATAGCGCGGAACCAAATCAACCAAAGTGGACTTTCCGGAACCGGACTGGCCAACCAGAGCAATAGTCCTTCCTTTGGGCACTACCAGATTTATGTGCTTCAGCACTCCCCTACTCTCGATATAGCTAAAACTAACATCACGAAACTCCAACTGACTTTCAAAGCTCTTTAACGGCAGAGCCTCAAGAGGCTCTTTAATACAGTTCTCGGCCTTCAGAATCATATCTATACGCTCCATGCTTGCCAATCCCTGAGGTATATTATAAAAAGCCTTTGAAAATTCCTTCAACGGATTGATGATGCTATAAAGAATAACCAAATAGAATATAAATGTGGCCGCATCCATTGGAGAGTAAGTTTTTCCAAGAATCAACGAACCACCAAACAACAATACAATCACAATGATACATGTTCCCAAAAATTCGCTCATAGGATGTGCGGAACTTTGGCGGATTATCATTTCATTCATGGCATTTCTAAAATCATTGTTGGTCTTCGCAAAACGTACAGACATCTTCTTTTCCGCAATAAAAGCTTTAATAACCCGCAGGCCACCCAATGTTTCGTCCAACTGGGACATAATGTCTCCCCATTGCGCCTGTGCAGTGGAAGATTGCCTTTTCAGTTTACGGCTAATCACTCCCATCACCCAACCTGCCAACGGAAGAATGACAATAACAAACAAAGTCATCTCCCAACTCACCGAGAACAGTGTAATGAAACAAACCAAAAGAGCTATCGGATTACGAATCAGCATATCGATGGAACTGGTCAAAGAGTTTTCAACAACAGTGACATCAGCACTCATACGCGCAATAATATCTCCTTTGCGCTCCTCCGAAAAAAAGCTGAGAGGCAATCCCAGCACTTTGTCATAAACCTGAATACGGATATCACGCACAATCCCCGTACGGAGAGGAACCATCACCGCCGAAGAAGCGAAATATCCCGCTGTTTTCAAAAGCGTCATGACTACCAAGAATAAGCCCAGCATGGCAAGAGTGAGAAAAGCGCCGTATGTCTGAACGACCGAACTTATCCAGAAATAAGCATTATTGACAAGAATATCCTTATCAATATGCTCCCAACTCATCGGCATATATTCATAAACTGTTGCATCTATCTTAAACAAAATATTCAGGATGGGGATGATAGCCATAAAAGAGAATACATTCAACCACTGAGAAAAAAAATTAAGCGCCAACGCCCAAGCCAGATACTTACGATAAGGCATGATGTACCGTCTTATCAAGGAGAAAAACTGTTTCAACATAAAGATCCGATTAATTAATGCGAGTGTAAATTTCCAGACGCCGTTCCAGCATCTGCTGCGGATTGTACAATCCCTTCAGTTTGTTCTTTGCCCTGAGTGACATATTTAATTGCAACTCGCAATCATCGGATAGCCGAACAATAGCACGGGCAAAATCGGTGGTGGAATCCGCCTTCAGGCATTCTTCACCATCACAGAAATCAAGTCCTTCCACACCCTTAGAAGTAGTTACAAAAGGAACATCGGCAGATATGGCATCCAGAATCTTCATTCTCATCCCACTGCCGATACGAATAGGAACGAGTGCAATACTCCCTCTGGCAAACTCACCCAAGTTCTCTACATATCCCACCAACTCCATTTCTGGACAGACAGTGAGCAAGTTCATTACACACGAACCTTTCCATCGGCCTATCACCTGAAACTTAAAGTTAAATCCCATTTTACGTAAACAAGGGGCTATTTCCTTGCAAAACCAAATAACCGCATCTAAATTAGGAGTATGATCCTCGCTCCCAACAAATGTCAACCTATGAGTCGTTGCAGGTACAAACATGGACACAGAGAGATCTTCAATTCGCACCACTGCGGGCGAAGCATGGACATTATCCTCACGTCCCATAAATTCCACCAGTTTCTGTCGATCAATCTCCGTCAATACAATGACATGCTTATACTTCAATAAAGCGTCTTTTTCAAAATCTCTTGCCACAGAAAATGCCATACGATCCTCATCTGTCACACTCTTAAAAAGTGACATCTCATTTTCATTACGAATGTATCTCAGCTCGTGGTGTACGAAGACAGTCTGTACGTTATCCGGCAGAAGATATCCTAATGAAATCAATTCATAAAACTCCACTTGGATAATGTCAAACCCCAAATTTGCTATTTGGCTTACATATTTCAAATATCCCGGATCGAGCCATGCAAATGCAGATACATAAAGAGTTGATTTTCTATGAATGATGTCCTCATAATCTTCTGCCACACTTTTCGTAACAATTCTTTGTCTCCTCATTTTCCGTTCAAGAGAAGCTTTCGCTTTACCCAACCATTTATAATAAAAAGGGTGGCGCACAGTCAGTTGTCCGCACTCCACTTCTTTTTTTGTAAAAATGTAGAAGAACACATTCGGCCATAACTTCTTCAATGCCTCTACATTTTCCCTTTGGATACCTGAGCCGGGATTGAGCAATACCGAAACAGACATCTTATCACGAAGATAGTCCACCATATTGAAAAATGCTTGATTACCTCCCGAATCCAACGGATAGGGAACATAAGGAATAATAAAAAGAATCTTTTTCATTTTCTTCTAAATAAATTTGTTTTGAAAATATGGCGAAACGCTACCTGTAAAGCCATAGCATAACTAAAATCACCAAGTATAGAGCAAATCCTCCCAAGATCCAGTAAAGTGAAATTGTAACGAACGGAACGAGACAAAACCGTATGAATATATGCGCTTAATGCTTCCTGCAACCGTCGCTCCTTCACGTGAGAGGTACAATGCTCTCTTATCCATCTTATAAACAAAGCTGTAGCTCGTAATTTCTCTTTGTCAAAACATGCAGAATTACAAATATTTGTGCCTGCCGCATTTCTCCAACAGACAGGATTACCCAGCAACGAAATAACTCCACCTGCATAATTCGCAAATCCCACCCATGTAGCATCATCCGAACACCACGCCATCGGAAACTTCACAAAACCTCCCATTTGCCTCCAGACATCACGGCTGAAAACATACTCACAGGCAGCAGAACTAATCTTCCCTGTCAGTTTATCCAATAATAATTCATATCCGGAAATTTGTTTTGTCTCAAAAGGCGGGTTTTTATATACCATCTTACCATCGGCATCTACTACCATCAATGGCAGACGCATGAATATGGGTTTCCCATTATACTTCCGTAATGCCTCTAACACTCTTTCCACTCCATCTGAAGGCATTATATCATCATCCGAAAAAAGCCAAATCAATGGTTCAGTTGACAAACTTATGCATCGGTCCCAATGTCCCGGTAAATCTTTTCTCCCAAGATTACACTCAAAGCGATGATAGACAATATTCAGTTCTTTACTGTAACTACGGACAATTCCCCCTATGTCTTCAAGACTTGCGTCATCACCGACATATACAGTGAACTCACGACAGCTCTGTTTTGCAACGGAATCCAAAGTCTTCCTCAAAAAGCGAGTCTTATAAGCCGGTATAATTATAGCCAATTTCTCACCCATTATCACTTTCACTAAAAAGCAGCATAACTCCACCCGTATCAGTATCAAAGCAATTACTTGCATAACCATGACAGGAAGAGCAGCCTTATTACCAATAGAATTACTAAAAACGCAGATTATTTATCATTAAGTCTGTTGCAAAGTAAATGCATTATATTATTATATACTGCATTAAATGATATAAAAAAAACATGTAAAACAAATATTAACCTAATCGTAAATTCATATCAGGCATTGCAATGGGGCTTTTTTAGTAATAAATAATTGGAAGTCTTAAAATAATTACATAGTTTTGCATCTTTAATTAATAACTATTCATTCTACCCAAAACAATAGCTTTATGAATTTTACAGAAACTTGCAATCGCATCTTCGTACAGTCTGTCCTTGATTATCATAAGACAAATGATATTGACACTCCCATCAGTAACCCGTATCCGTTGAAAAGCATAGAATATTATCTCTATCTGAAGAATTGGATTGATACCGTACAGTGGCATCTGGAAGACATCATACGCAATCCAGAAATAGATCCGGTGGAAGCACTCAAACTAAAGAGAAGGATTGACAGATCCAATCAGGATCGTACAGACTTGGTAGAACTGATAGACAGCTATTTCCTCGACAAGTATAAAGAAGTGCAGGTATTGCCGGACGCAGTCATCAACACAGAAAGTCCTGCATGGGCCATAGACCGCCTGTCCATTCTTGAACTGAAGATATACCACATGCAACAAGAAGCAGAACGTACTGATACCACACCGGAGCATCGTACACAATGCCAGACAAAACTGAACATCCTGCTTGAACAGCAGGAAGACCTGTCCGCAGCCATCAACCAATTAATAACGGATATTGAAAGCGGGCGCAGATACATGAAGGTTTACAAACAGATGAAGATGTACAATGATCCGTCACTGAATCCGGTACTTTACGGCGGAAAGAAGTAAAATACCTTCTTTCTAATCCGCCGTCATACGGTCAGCATTCATACGCTCCATATATTGCTGTATAATTGCTTTCAGCTCAAGTTCCATCCTGCCTTGAGAGGCGACTGTACCAATCAGATTCCTTTTCAAGAGCTTGTCTGTCTTAAAAGCATATACAGCAATTGACTTTTCTCCGTCAAATTGTAACATATAATCTCCTTTCATGTATTGATAGATGCCGTTGTTATAATTCACTGCGTATGTATCTTCTGCCGGAGTATGCAGTAAATCACACCCGAAAGTCACATAAGGCTTATCATAACCCAAGTATCCCAAAACAGTAGGCATAATGTCTATCTGTTGGGCAATGGCATCGACATGTCCTTGCAAATCACCATCGGGAGTATAGAAAATGACAGGCACTCCATAGCGGCCGGCATCCGTATAATATTCTTCATGATTACTCTGATTGGTATGATCGGCCGTCAACACAAATAAGGTATTTTTGAACCAAGGTTGGCGTGCCGATTTCTCAAAGAAAAGCTTCAAAGCGTGATCGGAATAGAGGATGCACTTATGGATGGGCAACGGCCCCTCAGGAAAAACATTTTTATAGCGTTCCGGAATCACATACGGATGATGGGAGGAAGCAGTGAAAATTCCCACAGAAAACGGTTGGGGAAAAGTGCTTAGCTTATCTGCAAAAAACTGGAGAAACTCTTCATCCCAAATCGCCCAGTTGCCGTCAAAGTCATTATCATCACCATACTCCTCACGTCCGAAGTAATCCGGATAGCCCACTGCACGGGCATAAGCCTGAAATCCCATGGAG
Above is a window of Bacteroides helcogenes P 36-108 DNA encoding:
- a CDS encoding ABC transporter ATP-binding protein, giving the protein MLKQFFSLIRRYIMPYRKYLAWALALNFFSQWLNVFSFMAIIPILNILFKIDATVYEYMPMSWEHIDKDILVNNAYFWISSVVQTYGAFLTLAMLGLFLVVMTLLKTAGYFASSAVMVPLRTGIVRDIRIQVYDKVLGLPLSFFSEERKGDIIARMSADVTVVENSLTSSIDMLIRNPIALLVCFITLFSVSWEMTLFVIVILPLAGWVMGVISRKLKRQSSTAQAQWGDIMSQLDETLGGLRVIKAFIAEKKMSVRFAKTNNDFRNAMNEMIIRQSSAHPMSEFLGTCIIVIVLLFGGSLILGKTYSPMDAATFIFYLVILYSIINPLKEFSKAFYNIPQGLASMERIDMILKAENCIKEPLEALPLKSFESQLEFRDVSFSYIESRGVLKHINLVVPKGRTIALVGQSGSGKSTLVDLVPRYHDVTEGALLIDGKNVKNVSVNDLRALIGNVSQEAILFNDTFYNNITFGVENAAMEQVIEAAKIANAHDFIMETERGYDTMIGDRGGRLSGGQRQRISIARAILKNPPILILDEATSALDTESERLVQEALERLMKSRTTIAIAHRLSTIKNADEICVLYEGEIVERGTHDELIALDGYYKRLNDMQSL
- a CDS encoding glycosyltransferase, encoding MKKILFIIPYVPYPLDSGGNQAFFNMVDYLRDKMSVSVLLNPGSGIQRENVEALKKLWPNVFFYIFTKKEVECGQLTVRHPFYYKWLGKAKASLERKMRRQRIVTKSVAEDYEDIIHRKSTLYVSAFAWLDPGYLKYVSQIANLGFDIIQVEFYELISLGYLLPDNVQTVFVHHELRYIRNENEMSLFKSVTDEDRMAFSVARDFEKDALLKYKHVIVLTEIDRQKLVEFMGREDNVHASPAVVRIEDLSVSMFVPATTHRLTFVGSEDHTPNLDAVIWFCKEIAPCLRKMGFNFKFQVIGRWKGSCVMNLLTVCPEMELVGYVENLGEFARGSIALVPIRIGSGMRMKILDAISADVPFVTTSKGVEGLDFCDGEECLKADSTTDFARAIVRLSDDCELQLNMSLRAKNKLKGLYNPQQMLERRLEIYTRIN
- a CDS encoding glycosyltransferase family 2 protein; amino-acid sequence: MGEKLAIIIPAYKTRFLRKTLDSVAKQSCREFTVYVGDDASLEDIGGIVRSYSKELNIVYHRFECNLGRKDLPGHWDRCISLSTEPLIWLFSDDDIMPSDGVERVLEALRKYNGKPIFMRLPLMVVDADGKMVYKNPPFETKQISGYELLLDKLTGKISSAACEYVFSRDVWRQMGGFVKFPMAWCSDDATWVGFANYAGGVISLLGNPVCWRNAAGTNICNSACFDKEKLRATALFIRWIREHCTSHVKERRLQEALSAYIHTVLSRSVRYNFTLLDLGRICSILGDFSYAMALQVAFRHIFKTNLFRRK
- a CDS encoding DUF4254 domain-containing protein, which codes for MNFTETCNRIFVQSVLDYHKTNDIDTPISNPYPLKSIEYYLYLKNWIDTVQWHLEDIIRNPEIDPVEALKLKRRIDRSNQDRTDLVELIDSYFLDKYKEVQVLPDAVINTESPAWAIDRLSILELKIYHMQQEAERTDTTPEHRTQCQTKLNILLEQQEDLSAAINQLITDIESGRRYMKVYKQMKMYNDPSLNPVLYGGKK